One Choloepus didactylus isolate mChoDid1 chromosome 16, mChoDid1.pri, whole genome shotgun sequence DNA window includes the following coding sequences:
- the LOC119511873 gene encoding collagen alpha-1(I) chain-like, translating to MLPSARGRRSGQGPGRRGRRGGTGLAEEARGAGRARAAGRAWGCAIRLRAPRGAPAAAAGRGTRDAGAPARRRVRPPTRPVGASHRGSRRSGARALGTAARRRGSSPKSRAPGGRVFGVRGGGAGAGTCLLTRGGNKLLLDSAGAVSAARAAAPLIARPCSVAPLARPPLPLPADSGPSRSAGLGAGSPSPRLLCLAAGPAGRAAGGHFLWPPPGRGAPLRPRWQAGTTAPRSPRSSGAPSADVPPARRALGRGRRLPGPRAPGRPAEARGRALRPGAGGGAGGGRGLGRATFRFGSGARRAAPPPRCLPAPRAPAPPPGGLKWGVGGEGEGEGEGAEGRPLACPPPRPAPARSAFQGLPARVQGGAGSPRPRPAQGRERQPRARPRAGAWWPPSSRGCGG from the exons ATGCTGCCAAGTGCGCGCGGGCGGCGCTCCGGGCAGGGGCCTGGGCGCCGCGGCCGGCGGGGCGGGACCGGGCTGGCCGAGGAGGCGCGCGGGGCCGGGCGGGCGCGGGCCGCGGGCCGCGCATGGGGCTGCGCAATTAGGCTG CGCGCGCCGCGCGGGGCTCCAGCCGCCGCCGCGGGACGAGGGACGCGGGACGCGGGCGCTCCGGCACGGCGCCGTGTCCGGCCCCCGACCCGGCCCGTCGGCGCCTCACATCGCGGCTCGCGGCGCTCCGGAGCCCGCGCGCTCGGGACCGCCGCGCGTCGCCGTGGGTCGTCGCCGAAGTCGCGGGCGCCCGGCGGACGCGTGTTTGGGGTGCGCGGCGGCGGGGCGGGCGCCGGGACCTGCTTGCTGACGCGAGGAGGAAACAAACTTTTGCTCGACTCCGCCGGCGCCGTCTCCGCCGCGCGCGCGGCAGCTCCTCTTATAGCGCGTCCCTGCTCGGTCGCCCCCCTCGcgcgccctcccctccccctgccagcTGACTCGGGCCCCTCCCGGAGCGCGGGCCTCGGCGCGGGCTCTCCGTCCCCGCGCCTCCTTTGTCTGGCCGCTGGCCCCGCCGGCCGCGCCGCTGGCGGTCACTTCCTGTGGCCGCCGCCCGGCCGAGGAGCGCCCCTTCGCCCGCGGTGGCAGGCCGGGACGACGGCGCCGCGCTCGCCGCGCTCCTCAGGTGCCCCCTCTGCGGACGTCCCGCCGGCGCGGCGCGCCCTCGGCCGGGGCCGGCGCCTGCCCGGGCCGCGAGCTCCTGGGCGGCCGGCCGAGGCCCGGGGCCGCGCGCTCCGTCCTGGCGCAGGCGGAGGCGCGGGCGGCGGCCGCGGACTTGGGCGAGCAACTTTCCGGTTCGGAAGCGGCGCCCGCCGCGCGGCTCCTCCCCCGCGCTGTCTCCCCGCCCCCCGGGCCCCCGCCCCGCCACCCGGCGGCCTaaaatggggggtgggaggggagggggaaggggaaggggagggggccgAGGGGCGGCCGCTCGcctgcccccctccccgcccGGCCCCGGCCCGGAGCGCGTTCCAGGGGCTCCCGGCGCGCGTCCAGGGAGGTGCGGGGAGCCCGCGGCCGCGGCCCGCACAGGGCCGAGAACGGCAACCCCGGGCCCGGCCCCGGGCGGGAGCTTGGTGGCCACCGTCTTCCAGGGGCTGCGGAGGGTGA
- the LOC119511874 gene encoding translation initiation factor IF-2-like has protein sequence MPQTKEEKCHGRWPKAARAAARGWRVLFPRPVPGLGSRVPARGRRQRGRGSAGRVGVRTRLPHPRPLGPCDLPLGPPRLSLPPSPGDAPPRSGSPGCPPALPAPGGGPCAERGAGPDPTPGAATSRRREEPGAEGCAGAETGAQVPGPGGSPGPGQARGGAPPGGRVRAPRAGSAGAGDSDARPRSLRSARLALQPRAPRPAPPSPPCTASRAQRSLRRRLPRGCYVSSVLGFLVTPNVLCFGSKLCPDTEEALQRARGAGEVLTTGTLALRHWSGDKADACLSSRFPSGMSTSSREHSSGLAGQAQERRTESVETVRAENLHDV, from the exons ATGCCGCAGACCAAAGAGGAAAAGTGTCACGGAAGGTGGCCGAAGGCCGCACGGGCCGCAGCGCGGGGCTGGCGCGTGCTCTTCCCGCGCCCCGTCCCAGGGCTGGGCTCGA GGGTCCCTGCCAGGGGACGGCGCCAGCGAGGCCGGGGATCCGCGGGCCGGGTGGGGGTGCGAACGCggctcccccacccccgccctctCGGACCCTGCGACCTCCCCCTCGGGCCGCCCCGTCtgtccctgcccccatccccgGGTGACGCGCCACCTCGCTCGGGGTCACCCGGATGTCCGCCCGCCCTCCCCGCCCCGGGCGGCGGTCCGTGCGCTGAGCGCGGCGCGGGGCCAGACCCCACACCAGGCGCCGCGACCTCCCGCCGCCGCGAGGAGCCGGGGGCAGAGGGGTGTGCTGGGGCTGAGACAGGGGCGCAGGTCCCGGGTCCTGGGGGCTCTCCCGGCCCGGGGCAGGCCCGCGGCGGGGCTCCTCCGGGTGGGCGGGTGAGGGCGCCGCGGGCAGGAAGTGCCGGAGCGGGAGACTCGGACGCCCGACCCCGGTCCCTGCGCTCGGCCCGGCTCGCCCTGCagccccgcgccccgcgccccgcgccgCCGAGCCCCCCCTGCACTGCCTCGCGCGCTCAGAGGAGTTTGAGAAGGCGGCTGCCGCGGGGGTGCTACGTTTCCAGCGTTCTTGGCTTTCTCGTGACCCCAAATGTCCTCTGCTTTGGCTCCAAGCTCTGCCCAGACACAGAGGAGGCTCTGCAGAGGGCGAGGGGTGCGGGAGAGGTGCTGACCACGGGGACCCTGGCACTTCGCCACTGGAGTGGGGACAAAGCTGATGCGTGCTTGTCGTCCCGCTTTCCTTCTGGGATGAGCACGTCCTCGCGGGAACACTCGTCTGGTCTCGCTGGGCAGGCACAGGAGAGGAGGACCGAGTCAG TGGAGACTGTGCGGGCAGAGAACCTCCACGATGTGTAG